A single region of the Phycisphaerae bacterium RAS1 genome encodes:
- the glnA gene encoding Glutamine synthetase yields MPTKELAPASLTPDTGRRAAIAAATRWPQGDASAGHAHVDSRLDNFFASDVFSARVMQKRLPKEDFKSLMQTIRSGKPLNPDVARTVAAAMKDWAIENGATHYCHWFQPLTGLTAEKHDALVIPDGQGGVLSAFGANDLVQGEPDASSFPSGGLRATFEARGYTAWDATSPAFLMRSEGAVVLCIPTAFVSWNGEALDKKTPLLRSIDALSHQAMRILKLFGTDKGVTRVNTTLGPEQEYFLVDANFFYSRPDLMTCGRTLFGAAPPKGQQLEDHYFGSIPQRVLAYMADVETALYRMGVPVKTRHNEVAPGQFELAPLFEDANVACDHQMLIMETLTRVAHRFGLKALLHEKPFAGINGSGKHNNWSMCTDTGVNLLDPQDQTHTNMQFLVFLCAVIAAVDTHADLLRTSVASAANDHRLGANEAPPAIMSIFLGDMLEDIINQIETGTPNRTLAGGALSLGARTLPDLPRHAGDRNRTSPFAFTGNKFEFRAVGSSATCAWPNTVINTIVAESLDRIATELEQAVGADRDAAKLHAAVWACLQKLVKQHKRVLFAGDNYAAAWHEEAVKRGMPNLKDSAEAIPVLRDAKVGALLTKYAVLSQDEVTSRANIQAEKFVKEVAIEAETAASMVRTMLAPAARAYQGQLAAVVTATKSAGADTTRAAANLKSLIEMVDELEAATDELEKKSAEHHAGGPDDHMRHYARHVRPVMARVRSAADALEKLVPANLWPLPTYKDLLFVK; encoded by the coding sequence ATGCCCACCAAAGAGCTAGCTCCAGCCTCGCTTACGCCGGACACCGGCCGCCGGGCCGCCATCGCCGCCGCCACGCGCTGGCCGCAAGGCGACGCGTCCGCCGGCCATGCGCACGTCGACTCGCGGCTGGACAATTTCTTTGCGTCGGACGTCTTTTCGGCGCGCGTGATGCAGAAGCGCCTGCCCAAGGAAGATTTCAAGTCGCTGATGCAGACGATTCGCAGCGGCAAACCGCTGAACCCGGACGTGGCCCGCACGGTCGCCGCCGCGATGAAAGACTGGGCGATCGAGAACGGCGCGACGCATTACTGCCACTGGTTTCAGCCGCTGACCGGCCTGACCGCTGAGAAACATGATGCGCTGGTCATCCCGGACGGGCAGGGCGGCGTCCTGTCGGCGTTCGGGGCGAATGACCTGGTTCAGGGCGAGCCGGATGCGTCGAGCTTTCCCTCGGGCGGACTGCGGGCGACGTTCGAGGCCCGCGGCTACACCGCCTGGGACGCGACCAGCCCGGCGTTTCTGATGCGCAGCGAAGGCGCCGTGGTGCTCTGCATCCCGACCGCGTTCGTGTCGTGGAACGGCGAGGCGCTGGACAAAAAGACGCCGCTGCTGCGGTCGATTGACGCGCTGTCGCACCAGGCGATGCGGATTCTGAAGCTGTTCGGAACGGACAAGGGCGTGACACGGGTGAACACCACGCTCGGTCCGGAACAGGAGTACTTCCTGGTCGATGCGAACTTCTTCTACTCGCGGCCGGACCTGATGACCTGCGGCCGGACGCTCTTCGGCGCGGCGCCGCCCAAGGGGCAGCAGCTCGAAGATCACTACTTCGGCTCCATTCCGCAGCGCGTGCTGGCCTACATGGCTGACGTGGAGACGGCGCTGTACCGCATGGGGGTGCCGGTCAAGACGCGACACAACGAAGTCGCGCCCGGTCAGTTCGAGCTGGCGCCGCTATTTGAAGACGCCAACGTCGCGTGCGACCACCAGATGCTCATCATGGAGACGCTGACGCGCGTCGCGCACCGTTTCGGGTTGAAAGCGCTGCTGCACGAGAAGCCCTTCGCCGGCATCAACGGCTCGGGCAAGCACAACAACTGGTCGATGTGCACCGACACCGGCGTGAACCTGCTGGATCCGCAGGACCAGACGCACACCAACATGCAGTTCCTGGTGTTTCTGTGCGCCGTGATCGCCGCGGTCGATACGCACGCCGACCTGCTGCGCACGTCGGTCGCGTCGGCCGCGAATGATCACCGGCTTGGCGCCAACGAGGCCCCGCCGGCGATCATGTCGATCTTCCTGGGCGACATGCTCGAGGACATCATCAACCAGATCGAAACCGGCACACCCAACCGCACGCTGGCCGGCGGGGCGTTGTCGCTGGGCGCCCGCACCCTGCCCGACCTGCCGCGGCACGCCGGCGACCGCAACCGCACGTCGCCGTTCGCCTTCACCGGCAACAAGTTCGAATTCCGCGCCGTGGGCAGCTCGGCGACGTGCGCCTGGCCCAACACGGTCATCAATACGATCGTGGCCGAGTCGCTCGACCGGATCGCGACCGAGCTGGAGCAGGCCGTCGGCGCCGACCGCGACGCGGCCAAACTGCATGCCGCGGTCTGGGCCTGCCTGCAGAAGCTGGTGAAACAGCACAAGCGCGTGCTGTTCGCCGGGGACAACTACGCCGCCGCCTGGCACGAGGAGGCGGTCAAGCGCGGCATGCCGAACCTGAAGGACTCGGCGGAGGCGATCCCGGTGCTGCGCGACGCGAAGGTCGGCGCGCTGCTCACGAAGTACGCCGTCCTGAGCCAGGACGAGGTGACCAGCCGGGCGAACATTCAGGCTGAGAAGTTCGTCAAGGAAGTGGCGATCGAAGCCGAGACGGCGGCATCGATGGTGCGGACGATGCTGGCCCCGGCGGCGCGGGCCTACCAGGGACAGCTCGCCGCGGTCGTCACCGCGACGAAATCAGCCGGGGCCGACACGACCCGCGCGGCGGCGAATCTGAAGAGCCTGATCGAGATGGTCGACGAGCTCGAGGCCGCGACGGATGAGCTGGAGAAGAAATCGGCGGAGCACCACGCCGGCGGCCCGGACGACCACATGCGGCACTACGCCCGGCACGTGCGCCCGGTCATGGCGCGGGTGCGCAGCGCGGCGGACGCCTTGGAGAAGCTGGTTCCGGCGAATCTCTGGCCGCTGCCGACGTATAAAGACCTGCTGTTCGTGAAGTAG